DNA sequence from the Rhizobium sp. NXC14 genome:
GCGACCCCGCCGATCAGGAAGATGCTCGACAAGGGCGTCAACGTCTCGGCCGGCACCGATGCCACCCGCGTCGCCTCCTATAATCCGTGGGTCTCGCTGTCGTGGATGGTGACTGGCAAGACGCTCGGCGGCATGCAGCTCTATCCGCGGGCCAATTGCCTCGACCGCGAGACGGCGCTCAGGATGTGGACCGAAAAGGTCACATGGTTCTCCAACGAGGAAGGCAAGAAGGGCCGCATCGAGAAAGGGCAGTTCGCCGATCTCGTGGTGCCGGACAAGGACTTCTTCTCCTGCGCCGAAGACGAGATCTCCTTCATCGTCTCGGAGTTGACCATGGTCGGCGGCAAGATCGTCTACGGCGCGGGTGACTTCAAGACGCTTGACGAGAACGACATTCCGCCCGCGATGCCCGACTGGTCGCCTGTCCGCAAGTTCGGCGGATACGCGGCCTGGGGTGAACCGGAAGGCGCGGGCGCTCGTTCGCTGCGCCGCACCGCTATCTCTACATGCGGATGCGCCAACGATTGCAGCGTTCACGGCCACGACCATGGCGGAGCCTGGACATCCAAGCTCCCGATAGCCGACCTCAAGGGCTTCTTCGGCGCTCTCGGCTGCTCCTGCTGGGCAGTCTGACGAACATTCAGCTCGGGTGGCCAACTGCCGCCCGAGAGCCGCCCATAATTGCTGTTTTTGCAATTAAATCGAAACTATTGCTGCAATTGTTGGCAAGGCGGTAGCCAGCCAATATCGCTCCATCGAACACAGCCGCTCGCGGCGGACATACAGGAGCCGACATGACCTACCAATCTCAATCATCCAATCCAATCCGGAGCCGCGTGGCAGGCGTCGTCGAATCGCCTGTGGTGCGAACGGCGTCGCTGCTGGCTCTTTGCGCAGCCTACATCCAGGGTCCGCTCACCAAGATGTTCGACTTCAACGGTGCACTGGCTGAGATGGATCATTTCGCTCTGCATCCCGCCGCGTTCTTCGCGATCGCCGTGATCGTATTCGAGCTGACGGCCTCCGCCATGGTGATCTCGGGTTTCCTGCGCTGGGCGGGCGGGCTTGCGCTTTCAGGCTTCACCCTACTTGCAACCTTCATCGCCCTTCGCTTCTGGGAGATGGCGCCTGGGATGGACCGCATGATGGCCACCAATGCCTTCTTCGAGCACCTCGGCCTCGCAGGCGCATTCGTCTTCGTTACAGCATTCGACCTCACCAAGGGAGCAGGCAAATGAGCGCCGCAAAATCATCCGGGGGAACCTTCGCGCCCCTCGCACAGCCCGTGTTCGCCGTCCTGTGGATCGCCACCGTTATTGGTAACACCGGAAGCTTCATGCGCGATGTCGCAAGCTCCTGGCTGATGACGGATCTGTCCGCATCGCCGGCTGCGGTCGCCATGGTCCAGGCTGCCGGAACCCTGCCGATCTTCCTGCTTGCCATCCCCGCAGGCGTTCTGACCGACATCCTCGATCGCCGCAAGTTCCTGATCGCCATCCAGGTGCTACTCGCCTCTGTCAGCATGGCGCTGATGGTTCTCTCTCAGACGAGTATGCTTTCCGTCAGCGCGCTGATCGGTCTCACATTCCTCGGCGGGATCGGTGCTGCGCTGATGGGACCCACCTGGCAGGCGATAGTGCCGGAACTCGTGAAACGCGAGGACGTGAAGAGCGCGGTGGCGCTGAACTCGCTCGGCATCAACATCGCCCGCTCCATCGGGCCTGCCGCGGGTGGCCTGCTTCTCGCAGCCTTCGGAGCCGGGATCACCTATGGCGCGGACGTGGCCAGCTATATCGTCGTGATCGCAGCTCTTGTCTGGTGGCCGCGGGCAACGAACTCCAACGATGCGCTTCAGGAGAACTTCTTTGGTGCGTTCCGAGCCGGCCTCCGTTACACCCGCGCGAGCGAGCCGCTGCACGTCGTGCTTATGCGGGCGGCGATCTTCTTTGCCTTCGCCAGCGCAGTCTGGGCTCTTCTTCCGCTCGTTGCCCGCCAACTGCTCGGTGGTGATGCGAGCTTCTACGGCATCCTGCTTGGTGCGGTCGGTGCTGGTGCGATCGGCGGTGCCTTGGTGATGCCGAAGCTGCGTGCACGCTTGAGCTCGGACGGCCTGCTCCTCGGCTCAGCGCTTGTCACAGCAGCCGTCATGGGTCTGCTTGCTCTCGCTCCACCGAAGTGGGTTGCGATCGTCGTCCTTCTTTTCCTCGGGGGAGCGTGGATCACGGCGCTGACGACGCTCAACGGCACCGCCCAGGCTGTGCTCCCGAACTGGGTGCGTGGTCGTGGTCTTGCTGTCTATCTGACCGTCTTCAATGGTGCGATGACTGCCGGAAGCCTCGGCTGGGGTGCTGTCGGCGAAGCCGTAGGCATCCAGTCGACCCTGCTCATCGGAGCTGGCGGCTTGCTCATCGCCGGGTTCATCATGCACCGACTGAAGCTTCCCTCGGGGGATGCCGACCTGGTGCCGTCCAACCACTGGCCGGAGCCGCTTGTTGCCGAACCGATCGCTCATGACCGCGGCCCGGTTCTGATCCTGATCGAATACAAGGTCGAGAAGCAGCACCGCACAGCCTTCCTGCACGCAATCGATCATCTTTCCAGGGAGCGGCGCCGCGATGGTGCCTACGGATGGGGCATCACCGAGGATTCCGCCGATCCCGAGAAGATCGTTGAGTGGTTCATGGTGGAATCCTGGGCTGAACATCTTCGCCAGCACAAGCGGGTCTCGAACGCCGACGCCGATCTGCAAGGGAAGGTTTTGGCTTACCATGTCGGTGCCGAAAAACCTGTCGTCCGGCACTTCTTGGCAATCAATCGGCCCGCGGCGGCATGACACAGAAGTAAGGAAGTGGCAGCTAGGGCTGCCGCTTCCGATCCATTAGCTAATTAGGTAACTCGAGAGATCATTTGCCGATGCGAACGCCGCCAATCCTACCGCAGCAGGCCGTCGCTTCCGAACTCGTCCCAGCCGCTCAACCCGATGGCAGCATCTTCAGCTTTCGGATCAGCTTGATTGACTTTCTCTTTTTTCCTCAGCGAACGCGTCAGCTTCGCCTGATAAGCGGCGCGGCTGCGGTTTTCTGCCTTCGTCCTCGCGTCTTCTTCACGCCATTCGTCCACAGCCCCGCGGTCGAGCAGGTCTTCGACAATCCGCGGGTTGAATACGTGGAAGGTGATGCGCCGCGCTCGACCCTGAAGCCGGACGGTTCTCGTTCCAGCGCTTGGAAGACGCCCGTCCTCCAACCAACGCTTCCTTTCAGAGGCCGTTATCCCCAGGATGTCCTCAATCTCGCGAGGAATGATCGGAAGGTTGGCGATATCCTGTAGTGCTTCGGTTACAATCGACGAGGTCGCGCGAAACGCTGTCTTCGAAGACTCCGCCATGACTAGGGTGAGCGCGCCCGACTGCATATTCAGCGACTTTCTGACCGCGGGAGGCAGGCGAGACCGGACTTCTTGCAGGATTCCCTTCACCCTGACAGCCGAGCCGAGCGTCGCCTCCACGCGGAGTGACCACTCCCTGATCAGCTCGGGATCATCGCTGTTATTTTTCGCCATCGTGTTGGGCATACCGGAGCAGATGGGGTCGCAAGCGGCGAGCGTCAACCGGCTGCCTGTCCGATGCCGTCGTTGGCGCTTCGCACATTCGGGCGATTTTGCTTGATCCACCAAGGCCCATGCGTCCGTTCTGTTAGCCAGGGCCACCCATCCTGCCGTGAGGGATCACCCACTTAAAAGCGGCAGGGCCGCTCAAGTCCTTCCCCCCGCGGCCAGCGATTTGATCTGCTTGACTTGGTACGACAGATGGGCGGCGGTGAGAATATCAGCCGCTCGAGAATGCACAATCGGCTTGCTTCGGCATAGGCCTGAGATTGGCTCGGCCGGGATGTGCGACACAGACTGGCGGACGTCGCCACTCGGCAGCTGGGCAAAGCGGCCAAGCTTGATACCGTATTTTGGGGTAGACCATCTATTTGAAACTTACCTTTCGAGAATTTCAGATGATCTGTTCCGGCGGACGATCTTTGCCGACGTTTTCCGCAAGGAAATCTATGAAAGCGCGAATGCGCGCCGCGAGGTGCTCGTACCCGGCGAATACTGCGTGGATCAATTCGATGTCTTCAGGATTGTATTCTTCCAGCACGGGGATGAGTAACCCAGAGTCGATCTCTGGCTCAACATGAAATTGGCCGATCCGAGCCAAACCAACGCCGGCAAGGCACAGCCTGCGTATGGCCATTCCGCTGTTGACCGCGCTGTTGCCGGATACGGGCAACCGATACATCTCGGTCGATCCCGGCGCTCGAAAGGGCCACTCGTTGAGCGTTCGGCGGAAATTGAAAGTCAGGCAATTGTGGCCAGCGAGATCGGCCGGTGTCTTTGGTATGCCATGGGCATCCAGATAGGCCTGAGATGCAACAATGACGCGCCGGCTTTCAAGGAGTTTTCGGGCTTTCAGTGACGAATCTTCCATGGGGCCGGAGCGGATCGCAATGTCGGTCCGCTCTTCGATCAAGCCAATGACGCCGTCCGAAAGTGATATGTCGAGTTGCACTTCGGGATAGAGTTTGAGGAACTTCGGGACGAGCGGGAGGAGATAGCGTTCACCAAAGCCAACGGAGGCATTGACCCTGAGAATCCCTCGCGGCGCGACTTTTCTGCCAGACGCGATGATCCGTTCAGTCTCCGCAATGTCGCCCAGGATTCGCCGGGCTCTCTCCAGATAAATTTCGCCTTCCGGCGTGAGCGTCATCGTGCGGGTTGAGCGGACGAGCAGTCGCGTTCCTAGCCGGTCCTCAATCCTGGTGACAAGCTTGCTCACCGCCGAGGGCGAAAGTTTCAGGCGCCGTCCGGCCGCCGAAAAACTCTGCAATTCCGCCGCATTTACAAATACTTCCATTTCACCAGTGCGATTATCCATCGTGTTGTCCTGTGAATTCGATTCACATCTTTTTCTTCAATAATGCCAATTATCACAAAAGTCCCGTGCAATCATATTGCGGTCAACAACTTCGTCTGACAGCGCTGCTGTCTTTGCAGCCGCCACCTCAACGGCGAGCGGAAAGGAATTTATAATGCCTTTAGCAATCTTCGCCTTGACGATCGCGGCCTATGCGATCGGTACCACAGAATTCGTGATTGTCGGTCTTTTGCCGACCGTTGCCACAGACCTCAGCATTACCCTGCCGCTTGCCGGGCTTATCGTCAGCGTCTATGCGCTTGGCGTCACCTTTGGCGCGCCGATCCTGACGGCGCTCACTGCCAAAATCGAAAGAAAGCCGTTGCTGCTCGGCCTGATGGCCTTGTTCATCGTTGGCAATACAATCGCGGCGTCGTCGCCAGGCTACGATCTGCTGCTTGTGGCCCGGGTGATCGCCGCCTTCGCCCATGGCGTGTTCTTCTCGGTCGGCTCGACCATTGCCGCTGATCTCGTGCCGGAGAACCGCCGCGCTTCGGCGATTGCCATGATGTTCATGGGCCTGACAGTTGCCATCGTCACGAGCGTGCCACTCGGCACCTATATTGGCCAGATCCTCGGTTGGCGCGCGACTTTCTGGGCCGTTGCCGCACTCGGCGTCATCGCCTTCCTCGCCATTGCCGCCCTGTTGCCGAACACGCTCAAGAAGGCGCCGCCGGCAAGCCTGCTCGATCAGCTTCGCGTTCTTGGCTCTGGTCGTCTGCTCATCGTCTTCGCAATGACAGCGCTTGGCTACGGCGGCACCTTCGTCGCCTTCACCTTCCTGGCGCCAATCCTCCAGGAAATCACCGGCTTCTCCGAGGAGAGCGTCAGCCTTATTCTGGTTCTCTATGGCATCGCAATCGCAATCGGCAACATTGCCGGCGGCAGGATCGCCAACCTTAACCCGGTCAAGGCATTGATCGGTCTGTTCATCTTGCAGGCCATTGTACTTGTCATCTTGACCTTTACCGCGGCCTCGCCGGTTCTGGCGATCGTCACCCTTGCTGCGCTCGGGTTCCTTCAGTTCGGCAACGTGCCGGGCCTCCAGCTCTATGTCGTCAAACTGGCCAAGGAACATCGTCCGGGTGCCGTGGACGTCGCATCGGCTCTCAATATTGCCGCCTTCAACCTAGGCATCGCGATGGGCGCATGGCTGGGCGGTCTGGTGGTTGGATCGCCGCTTGGCCTCGGTGCGACCCCTTGGGTTGGTGCCATCCTGGTTGTCATCGCTCTGTTGCTGACCGTGTTGAGCGGCGCTCTCGACCGTCGCGCGGTTCCGGCCCTGAAGACAGCCTAACACAGCGACCCGGCGCGTTCGGCGCCGGGTCGCTCCCATCGGATCTCACCCAGGAGAATTCCCATGTCTACGTTGAAAGCCCGCCAGTTTTCCGCGCTTTCGGAGGAGGCCTGACGCCCGGGGGGCGAAATTTCGTTTCTCGGCTGCTGGCGATCAACGGGCGTGGTTTTGAGACGATCGCTGCCTTCATTGAGGACCAGATTGTTTCTCCGACTGGTTACCGAAGCAGAATCCAAGAGATCTGCCGAAAACACGACCGCTGATGGCCGATGAACTAGTTGGCGGCTTTGGACGAAATTGCAGATACCGCACGGAAACAAAACGGCAGCTATGTGGTTACTGATCAGACGCGCAGGAGCGTTTCCCTTGCGAGGAAAAGTAGCCGTAACGGGAGCAAGACGATGGACACAGCAACACATTGGGCGCTTCTCCTTGGCATATTGACGTTGGCGAGCTGGTTGGCCGGAGGCTTCGCGGCTGTGCTTGGAAACGTGGAGCTTGGCCATCACGGGCAGAAGACAGCCGAATATCTGACCTTCGGTTTGAGCGTCACCGGCTTCATCTCCGCCATCGCGATGGTATTGATCCTGGTGATCCGATGACCTCGATCACCCGACTGGCCATAGGGCCGGCCTTCCCGCGACCGTCAATTATGTGGCTGCGGGCTGAATGATCGTTCGGGGGAAGGAGCTCTGATAGATCTGCCTATCCGCTACCCCTGACGTCGCGCGGCGGTCTGCCCGGCGGCAGCAGGCGGACGACGAAAGATCGAGACCTGGTTGCGTCCGGCCTCCTTGGCGCGGTAAAGAGCCATGTCGGCCTCGTGCTGGAGATAGGCCAACGAAACATCCGTATCGAGTGCCGATTTGAACGCCACCCCGACGCTCAGCGTCACCGAGGGGCCAACGCTGGAGGCCGGGTTCGGCAGGGCGGCCGCTTCCACGCTTTCGCGTACTCGCCTGGCGACCGCGACGGCCTCTTCTTCATCGACATCAGGAAGCACGATGAGAAACTCCTCGCCGCCATGTCGAGAGACAAGATCGCGATCTGCGCGCACGCAGCTCTGGATGATGCCGGCAACCTTGACGAGGCAGCGATCGCCTTCGCCATGGCCGAGCTTATCGTTCAGCCCCTTGAAATGATCAATATCGCACATCAGCATGGCGACGCCAGTTTCGCGGCCATTGCGCCAGAGGCCCTCGAGCGTTTCCATCATCCAACGGCGATTGGCGATCCCGGTGAGCGGGTCGGTTCGGGCCAGCCGCTCCAATCGGGCGTTCGCGTCGGCCAGCTCCGCGACACGGCGTTGATCCCTGCAGTCTAGAAGAAATGTCTTCTGCGCCAGGATATTCATCGTTCGCCTGGCGACCACCGTAGCGATGATCCCACAGGAAAAGAACAGGGTCGCGGCGACGACACTGCCCGCTTCCAAGAGCGGGTTGTACCATTGGAGGATGAAGTAGAGACAAAGGGCATAACAGGCAATTGCAATCGTCCAGGCCAGCGGTACGCTGAAGATGGTGATTGCGCTCGTCGCGACGAACAACATGATGCTCAAATGCCGCTCGTAAAATTCGCCGCCGGCAAAAACGCCGACGAGCCCGACCGAGAGGAGAATAAGGAACATTCCCACAAGCAGTGACGCCCGCTGAACGGCCGCCGGCCGCGGCTTGTTCCAGACGACCGCGGTCAAGATTGCCGCCGGCGGCAAAAGGCAGGCGGGGGCAATCATCGACAGAACGATCTGCCCGGGAAGCAGGAGTGCGTTCAGCGCCAGCGTCAGAACATCGACGAATGCGACCCAGATCATCCAGGAGCGGATGACCTTCGCGGTCTGCCGCCACAGCCTTTCGTCAAAACGGCGGCGCAGCTCGCCCGTCAGGCGGATATCGCGGGTTCGGCCCGATAAAAGACGTTCGACCTCATCCGCCATTACGCCAGACAGCGGCCGTGGCGGAACAGAGCCCGCTGGAGAGGTTTCAGAGGAAGTGCTTTTGGCATCACTCATCTTTGATTTAACTAGCCGCGATGCAAAGCCCGGCAAGGCTTACGTACCCGCATCGGGATTCGTATGTTGATACTTTGTAAACAAGATTGCGCGCGCGGTCTGGGCCGGATCGTCTCGCTCATGCTACCAACCCTTTTCCGAAAGGGGACAGGATGAGGCTCAAACTGGTTGCAGTTGCGGTTGCGGCGCTGGCGCCGGTGGTTGCGATGCTCGTCTACAACGAAGTCGCGCTCCGCCACCAGCGCAACGAGGAAGTGCGCGCCTCCGCGGCGCAGGCGGCGAGGCAAGCCTCGTCGGAAGTCGAACGGATCATCGAGGGTCTGCACGCCCTTCTCGTCGCCGTATCTGCCATGCCTTCCGTCCGGCACCTCGACGTCCAGGCTTGCAACGATGCACTGAAGTCGGTTGTCGAAAGCATCCCCAACATCCGCACCATCTTCGTCGCCGGTCTCGATGGGCGGCCGATCTGCGGAAGCATGGCTTTTCCCCCGGGCGTGGTGTTTTCCGACCGCGATTACTTCCGGCAGACTCTGGAGACCAAAGACTTCGTCGTCGGCACCTATACGCAGAGCCGCCTTTCCGATCGCCCGGTGTTGCCGCTCGCGATGCCGCTGATGGAAGGCGATACCATCAAGGCGATGATCATCAGCGGAATTCGGCTGGACTGGCTGCAGAACCGCATCACCGAGCGCGGTGTTGCTCCCGGCAATGCGGTGACGCTCGCCGACGCCAAAGGGACTATCATTGCGCACGTTCCCTCTCCCGAACAGTTCGTCGGTACGGTTATGCCCGAGGAATACCAGCGGCTGATCCACGCCGAACAGCCTGATGTCATCGAGATGACCGGCCAGGACGGAACAGCGCATATCCTCGGCTATCGCCCGATAGCCTTGCCTTCCAACCCACTCTATGTCAGCGCCGGCTTCTCGAAAGCGGAAGCCTTCGCGCCGATCGACCGGGCGACGCTGATGAATACGCTCGCCATCATCGGCGGTGCGCTTTTCGCCTTCCTCGCCGCGATTTTTATCGGCAACCGCTTCATCCTGATACCGATCTCCAGGATCGCGGATGTGATGGAAAGTTGGCGCAGCGGTCAGACGACGGCGCGGACCGGCATGAAGGGACCGGGCGAGCTGGGGCAGGTCGGCGCAACCTTCGATCGGCTGCTCGACGAACTCGAAGAGCGCAGGCGCCAAAATCAGCAGGCGGAGGAGGAACGCAGCCTGCTCGTCCGCGAGCTGGCGCATCGCGTCAAGAATGGCTTCACGCTCGTGCAGGCGATTGCCAGACAAACCTTCTCGCGGTCCGATCCGGAGAGATACAGTTCCTTCGCCGAGCGGCTCGCAGCCCTCGCCGGCACCTATGACCTCATCCTGTCGCGGGAGGGGTCGGCTTCGCCCATTCGGGATATCCTCTCCGCAGCCCTGCGGGCGCATGTCGCCTCGCAAGCCGAGCGCATTCATCTCGAAGGACCGGACGTCGTTCTTCCCGCAGACACCGCCCTGCCGCTCTCGCTCGTGATTCATGAGCTGGCGACCAATGCAACCAAGTATGGAAGCCTCGGCAGCGAAAATGGAACAGTCACCATCGAATGGAAACATGAGGATGGACGCGTCCAGCTTCTGTGGACGGAAGCCGGCGGCCCGCCGGTCTCGACGCCGACGAAAAAGGGCTTCGGCTCGGTGCTCATAGAACGTGCCTTCCCTTCGAAGGCGCAGGCGCGATCCCGGGTGGACTACCGGACCGAAGGCCTCATCTTCGAAGTAATATTTTCGATTGGGGAACCGGTTGCCAAAGGCGAAGTTGACCCTCCAAGCCGGGACGAAAAGCATACGAGCCAGACATGAAAACCAAGGTAGTCGTGGTCGAGGACGAAGCTCTGCTGCTGATGATGGCGGTCGCCATCGTCGAGGAGGCAGGCTTTGAGGCGCTCGAGGCACGCAATGCCGACGAGGCGCTGATGCTTTTCGAAAGAGTGCCCGGCATCCGGATCCTGTTTACGGATATCGACATGCCGGGCAGCATGGATGGCTTGATGCTGGCAAAGGCTGTCCGCGACCGCTGGCCGCCGGTGGAAATTATCCTCGCCTCCGGCATGAAGCAGCCGGACCCGAATGACCTGCCTGAGCGCGGCCTCTTCTTCTCCAAGCCTTACGACATCCGCAAGCTCACCGATGCGCTCGTCAGAATGGCCGCCTAAAGCATGGTCTTCAAAAACGTCGCCTAGGCGTCTTTGGAAGCTGAGCCATGCATCCTCTTGGAATCTTGTGCGTTTCCCTAATCCAACAGCAAAGGAGACGATCATGTCGAAACGTGAACTGGTAGATACGGGCACCGACAAGCGCTACGTCCGCCGCGACAATCGCGGTCGCTTCAAGGAATCCGACGATGTCGGCCGCTCGCTGTCGGCAGACAAGCGGCGGCGGGCAAAGAATGACACCAAGCCGGGGGAAGGCGACCGAGGCGACCATCACGCCAAAAAGCACTGAAGGTGCTGCGGCGGGAAAACCTCTTGATGTCAGGAGGAGGCCTCACTTCTTCGCCGGCGAGGGACGCTGTAGATCGATGCGGCTCGTCACGACCGACTGGCCCGAGGCCGGATCTCGGTCAACCGTTTGCAGTCGCAACCTGTCTTGCCCGACTTTCTCAATCATCAGCGTGGCGTCTCGATCGCCATTGACGATCCGCGCCCAGGTCACACGCAGGTTCAGTGCTTCACCGTTTCTGCTGCCGGCAAGCTTGGACGGCTGCCCCGATGGACCAATGTAATTGCCGGTGTAACGCTGCCCGGCTGCCTTCACACTCGCCGAGAAACTTCGGGTGAAAACCGCCAAGCCGCGGCATTTTCCGTTCATCGAGACGGCGGATGCGCTGGCATCTGATCTGAGGGTACACGAAACATTGAAATTGGTGCCGCCTATCTTGGTGAGCACCATTCCACCCCCGCTCCAGTCACCTGCCAAGGATTGCAAAAACCCTGCTTCGGACGCCTTTACGTTCGACGGCAAGCAGGAGAGCGAGAGCAAAGTCGCGATCAGGACGGCACGCATGATATCCCCCAGGCTAGCGTGCCCTTACAACTGGCGAACGCGGCAGATTGTTCCCGGCGCCGAGGCGCTGGCGCCATCGTGGCGGCATCGGGGAGTCGCCTCCTTATTCAATCTGGGACGGCTCGCTGAGATACGACTTCGATCTTGCGGAGATTGAAGAAATAGCGACGGGGATCATTATCGACGCACATCATACCGGCCACTTCGTGATCTCCCATCCTGCGGAAATAGTCGGCGATAGGCTGCCTGTCGTAGACCATCGC
Encoded proteins:
- a CDS encoding DoxX family protein: MTYQSQSSNPIRSRVAGVVESPVVRTASLLALCAAYIQGPLTKMFDFNGALAEMDHFALHPAAFFAIAVIVFELTASAMVISGFLRWAGGLALSGFTLLATFIALRFWEMAPGMDRMMATNAFFEHLGLAGAFVFVTAFDLTKGAGK
- a CDS encoding MFS transporter, encoding MSAAKSSGGTFAPLAQPVFAVLWIATVIGNTGSFMRDVASSWLMTDLSASPAAVAMVQAAGTLPIFLLAIPAGVLTDILDRRKFLIAIQVLLASVSMALMVLSQTSMLSVSALIGLTFLGGIGAALMGPTWQAIVPELVKREDVKSAVALNSLGINIARSIGPAAGGLLLAAFGAGITYGADVASYIVVIAALVWWPRATNSNDALQENFFGAFRAGLRYTRASEPLHVVLMRAAIFFAFASAVWALLPLVARQLLGGDASFYGILLGAVGAGAIGGALVMPKLRARLSSDGLLLGSALVTAAVMGLLALAPPKWVAIVVLLFLGGAWITALTTLNGTAQAVLPNWVRGRGLAVYLTVFNGAMTAGSLGWGAVGEAVGIQSTLLIGAGGLLIAGFIMHRLKLPSGDADLVPSNHWPEPLVAEPIAHDRGPVLILIEYKVEKQHRTAFLHAIDHLSRERRRDGAYGWGITEDSADPEKIVEWFMVESWAEHLRQHKRVSNADADLQGKVLAYHVGAEKPVVRHFLAINRPAAA
- a CDS encoding LysR family transcriptional regulator, translated to MDNRTGEMEVFVNAAELQSFSAAGRRLKLSPSAVSKLVTRIEDRLGTRLLVRSTRTMTLTPEGEIYLERARRILGDIAETERIIASGRKVAPRGILRVNASVGFGERYLLPLVPKFLKLYPEVQLDISLSDGVIGLIEERTDIAIRSGPMEDSSLKARKLLESRRVIVASQAYLDAHGIPKTPADLAGHNCLTFNFRRTLNEWPFRAPGSTEMYRLPVSGNSAVNSGMAIRRLCLAGVGLARIGQFHVEPEIDSGLLIPVLEEYNPEDIELIHAVFAGYEHLAARIRAFIDFLAENVGKDRPPEQII
- a CDS encoding MFS transporter, with product MPLAIFALTIAAYAIGTTEFVIVGLLPTVATDLSITLPLAGLIVSVYALGVTFGAPILTALTAKIERKPLLLGLMALFIVGNTIAASSPGYDLLLVARVIAAFAHGVFFSVGSTIAADLVPENRRASAIAMMFMGLTVAIVTSVPLGTYIGQILGWRATFWAVAALGVIAFLAIAALLPNTLKKAPPASLLDQLRVLGSGRLLIVFAMTALGYGGTFVAFTFLAPILQEITGFSEESVSLILVLYGIAIAIGNIAGGRIANLNPVKALIGLFILQAIVLVILTFTAASPVLAIVTLAALGFLQFGNVPGLQLYVVKLAKEHRPGAVDVASALNIAAFNLGIAMGAWLGGLVVGSPLGLGATPWVGAILVVIALLLTVLSGALDRRAVPALKTA
- a CDS encoding GGDEF domain-containing protein, which produces MSDAKSTSSETSPAGSVPPRPLSGVMADEVERLLSGRTRDIRLTGELRRRFDERLWRQTAKVIRSWMIWVAFVDVLTLALNALLLPGQIVLSMIAPACLLPPAAILTAVVWNKPRPAAVQRASLLVGMFLILLSVGLVGVFAGGEFYERHLSIMLFVATSAITIFSVPLAWTIAIACYALCLYFILQWYNPLLEAGSVVAATLFFSCGIIATVVARRTMNILAQKTFLLDCRDQRRVAELADANARLERLARTDPLTGIANRRWMMETLEGLWRNGRETGVAMLMCDIDHFKGLNDKLGHGEGDRCLVKVAGIIQSCVRADRDLVSRHGGEEFLIVLPDVDEEEAVAVARRVRESVEAAALPNPASSVGPSVTLSVGVAFKSALDTDVSLAYLQHEADMALYRAKEAGRNQVSIFRRPPAAAGQTAARRQG
- a CDS encoding cache domain-containing protein is translated as MRLKLVAVAVAALAPVVAMLVYNEVALRHQRNEEVRASAAQAARQASSEVERIIEGLHALLVAVSAMPSVRHLDVQACNDALKSVVESIPNIRTIFVAGLDGRPICGSMAFPPGVVFSDRDYFRQTLETKDFVVGTYTQSRLSDRPVLPLAMPLMEGDTIKAMIISGIRLDWLQNRITERGVAPGNAVTLADAKGTIIAHVPSPEQFVGTVMPEEYQRLIHAEQPDVIEMTGQDGTAHILGYRPIALPSNPLYVSAGFSKAEAFAPIDRATLMNTLAIIGGALFAFLAAIFIGNRFILIPISRIADVMESWRSGQTTARTGMKGPGELGQVGATFDRLLDELEERRRQNQQAEEERSLLVRELAHRVKNGFTLVQAIARQTFSRSDPERYSSFAERLAALAGTYDLILSREGSASPIRDILSAALRAHVASQAERIHLEGPDVVLPADTALPLSLVIHELATNATKYGSLGSENGTVTIEWKHEDGRVQLLWTEAGGPPVSTPTKKGFGSVLIERAFPSKAQARSRVDYRTEGLIFEVIFSIGEPVAKGEVDPPSRDEKHTSQT
- a CDS encoding response regulator; this encodes MKTKVVVVEDEALLLMMAVAIVEEAGFEALEARNADEALMLFERVPGIRILFTDIDMPGSMDGLMLAKAVRDRWPPVEIILASGMKQPDPNDLPERGLFFSKPYDIRKLTDALVRMAA